One window of Entelurus aequoreus isolate RoL-2023_Sb linkage group LG06, RoL_Eaeq_v1.1, whole genome shotgun sequence genomic DNA carries:
- the ccndx gene encoding cyclin Dx, giving the protein MQMDTGVAMSLWCEEAEDAERTEAPVHTADGGQAQLRAAWDPSVSGHRVIQRLLHMEDRYAPSPLYVSIIQQDPQRREELCKWTLEVCCVCGCDEAVFPLSVSLMDRFLSTTLSLPASPHCLAAACVLIASKLTECDNIQSDALCAAADDNFLPSDLREMERVVLGTLRWDTAAVTPQDFLPHFLASVQERSEGGDSEQERTTLRRHSDTLAAMCVCEPRFLGTPPSLMAAASLNCALRGLSDRGRHQRSAMSLRLAELCQADLVVLQYYSRMIECALHQRLSSGLAEPPTEKGDEMEDERAGTPTDMREIDF; this is encoded by the exons aTGCAAATGGACACAGGCGTAGCCATGTCGCTGTGGTGCGAGGAGGCGGAAGACGCCGAGCGGACGGAGGCGCCTGTGCACACCGCCGACGGGGGTCAGGCTCAGCTGCGGGCCGCCTGGGACCCGTCGGTGTCTGGGCATCGGGTGATCCAGAGGCTGCTTCACATGGAGGACCGCTACGCGCCCTCGCCGCTGTACGTCAGCATCATCCAGCAGGATCCGCAACGCAGGGAGGAGCTGTGCAAGTGGACCCTGGAG GTGTGCTGCGTTTGCGGCTGCGATGAGGCAGTCTTCCCCTTGTCTGTCTCGCTGATGGACCGCTTCCTGTCCACCACGCTGTCCCTGCCCGCGTCTCCGCACTGCCTGGCCGCCGCCTGCGTCCTCATCGCCTCCAAGCTGACGGAGTGTGACAACATCCAATCAGACGCCCTATGTGCCGCCGCAGACGACAACTTCCTGCCGTCCGACCTGAGG GAAATGGAGCGCGTCGTGCTCGGCACCCTACGCTGGGACACAGCCGCCGTGACCCCGCAGGACTTCCTCCCGCACTTCCTGGCCTCGGTGCAGGAAAGGAGCGAGGGCGGCGACTCGGAACAGGAGCGGACCACCCTGCGGCGGCACAGCGACACGCTGGCGGCGATGTGCGTCTGCGAACCTCGCTTCCTGGGGACACCGCCCTCGCTCATGGCCGCCGCGTCGCTCAACTGCGCCCTGCGAGGTCTGAGCGACAGGGGGCGCCATCAGCGGTCCGCGATGAGTTTAAGGCTGGCCGAGCTGTGCCAGGCCGACCTG GTGGTCCTGCAGTACTACAGCCGGATGATCGAGTGTGCCCTCCATCAGCGGCTGAGCAGCGGCCTGGCAGAGCCTCCCACGGAGAAGGGCGACGAGATGGAGGACGAAAGGGCCGGCACGCCCACAGACATGAGAGAGATCGATTTCTGA
- the nucb1 gene encoding LOW QUALITY PROTEIN: nucleobindin-1 (The sequence of the model RefSeq protein was modified relative to this genomic sequence to represent the inferred CDS: inserted 1 base in 1 codon; deleted 1 base in 1 codon), whose amino-acid sequence MGDVISSNTNTARTSWISAHTLKMHLRSGLLLLLVSAGVWSVPIDRNEVHQDTKDDGQEESMDTGLYYDRYLREVIEVLETDPHFREKLQTANTEDIKNGRLSKELDLVSHNVRTRLDELKRQEVSRLRMLLKAKLDSTNTQSVQMDHASLLKQFEHLDPHNQNTFEAKDLELLISTATKDLENYDAERHEEFKRYEMLKEHERREYLKSLDQEKRETEEKRMQELKEKHRQHPKVNAPGSVAQLREVWEETDGLDPKEFNPKTFFKLHDTNEDGVLDEQELEALFTKELEKVYDPKNEEDDMMEMEEERLRMREDVMKTWDTNKDRLVSLEEFLXSTEKKEFNNPKEWETLDAKPLYTEEELQRFEAELRDKEEELKKRAETLRQEQELLKERGKALEAQRREYQQAVLEMSQRQKERLAADGQPPAGPRGELQFQPPKAEDKAGKVAVEAEVQNHLPAEPPQNLPTHT is encoded by the exons ATGGGTGACGTCATTAGCTCCAACACCAACACTGCTCGCACTTCCTGGATCTCGGCCCACACGTTAAAGATGCACCTGCG CTCCGGGCTGCTGCTTCTCCTCGTCTCTGCGGGCGTGTGGTCGGTGCCCATCGACCGCAATGAGGTGCACCAGGACACCAAAGACGACGGTCAAGAGGAGAGCATG GACACGGGTCTGTACTACGACCGGTACCTCCGAGAAGTCATCGAGGTTTTGGAGACGGACCCTCACTTTAGAGAGAAGCTGCAGACGGCCAACACGGAGGACATTAAG AACGGTCGGCTGAGTAAAGAACTGGATCTGGTCAGTCACAACGTCAGGACTCGTCTGGATGAGCTGAAGCGGCAGGAAGTGTCTCGTCTGAGAATGCTGCTCAAAGCCAAACTGGACAGCACCAACACACAAA GCGTGCAGATGGACCACGCCTCCTTGCTCAAACAGTTCGAACATCTGGACCCACACAATCAGAACACGTTCGAGGCCAAAGACCTGGAGCTGCTCATCTCCACG GCCACCAAAGACCTGGAGAACTACGACGCCGAGAGACACGAAGAATTCAAGCGTTACGAGATGCTGAAGGAGCACGAGAGGCGCGAGTACCTCAAGAGTCTGGACCAGGAGAAGAGGGAGACGGAGGAGAAGCGAATGCAGGAGCTAAAGGAGAAACACCGCCAGCACCCCAAAGTCAACGCTCCC GGCAGCGTCGCTCAGCTGAGAGAAGTCTGGGAGGAGACGGACGGACTGGACCCCAAAGAGTTCAACCCAAAGACGTTCTTCAAGCTTCACG ACACCAACGAAGACGGCGTTTTGGACGAGCAGGAGCTGGAGGCTCTTTTCACCAAAGAG CTGGAGAAGGTCTACGACCCCAAGAACGAGGAAGACGACATGATGGAGATGGAGGAGGAGAGGCTGAGGATG AGGGAAGACGTCATGAAGAC GTGGGACACCAACAAAGACCGACTGGTCAGCCTGGAGGAGTTCC AGTCCACAGAGAAGAAGGAGTTCAACAACCCTAAAGAATGGGAG ACGCTGGACGCCAAGCCCTTGTACACGGAGGAGGAGCTCCAGCGCTTTGAGGCCGAGCTCCGAGACAAAGAGGAGGAGCTAAAGAAGAGGGCGGAGACTCTGCGTCAGGAGCAGGAGCTGCTGAAGGAGCGAGGCAAAGCCCTGGAGGCCCAGAGGAGAGAGTACCAGCAG GCCGTCTTGGAGATGTCCCAGCGGCAGAAAGAGCGGCTGGCGGCTGATGGACAGCCGCCAGCCGGGCCTCGTGGAGAACTACAGTTCCAGCCCCCGAAAGCGGAAGATAAAG CAGGGAAGGTTGCAGTTGAGGCCGAAGTACAGAatcatctacctgctgaaccaCCCCAGAATCTGCCAACACACACTtga